A single Alicyclobacillus vulcanalis DNA region contains:
- a CDS encoding DUF1540 domain-containing protein yields the protein MKVDVNCTVSNCLFWHEGNECAAPSIMVSAGRRGTHSFREEFGRDFAVEDRVEQARSSAETCCETFKPKQR from the coding sequence ATGAAGGTGGACGTCAACTGCACGGTATCCAACTGCCTGTTCTGGCACGAGGGCAACGAATGCGCCGCGCCGTCCATCATGGTGTCGGCTGGCCGGCGTGGAACTCATTCGTTCCGCGAAGAGTTCGGCCGTGATTTTGCCGTCGAGGACCGCGTTGAACAGGCGCGTTCGTCCGCTGAGACCTGCTGCGAGACGTTCAAACCGAAGCAACGTTGA